The sequence below is a genomic window from Deltaproteobacteria bacterium.
CGTCGATTGGCTCAGCGTTGAGTGAGACCGTCTTACCCTTGTTCTGGCTCTCAGAAGTTAGGGCCCCTTCTGGACTAATGCTAACCGGCTCATCTTCAATGTCACCGATATCGTTACTTGATACTGTATGGACTTGAACGTTCGCACCCTTAGTAACGACAGGCGTTTCATCGCGAAGGCCCTCTCCCTCGACTTTCGACTTCTCGACAAGCGTCGCAGCAGGCGCCTCATCAGCGCTCACTACAACATTGAGTTCTTCGTTCTTGGAAGCCTCAGCCGACACCTTTTCCTTTTTCGAAACTAAAGTGGCCGGACTCGGTTGAGTCGATGACGTCTTCGTCTCTTTCAACGAAGGACTTTTCTTTTTATCCCCAACAATCGAAACGGCTTGCTTTTCGTCTGCCTTACCGGTGACAGCTACTTTAGAGAGTTCGACATCGACCTTCTGCGGCGAAGCCTTTGTCACCGTATCGGTCTTCGATGATTCGACACTGTCGGCAGGCAGCTTAGCTGTAGATCCTAAGTTTTTAGCGATTGTACTTTTTTGAGATTTCTTGGATTCTTTTTGTTCTTTAACTGCACCAGAAGCGCTCTTAGACTGATTTTGAACAGCCAGACGCTCCAAGGTGCCCTTGACCGATTCTGCGATTTTGTGCGCCCGTGTAGGCTCTTGTGCGACAGCTTTTGCTTCAAAGGTTGCAGGGTCAGCCTTGGTTAAACTGGTTTTACCTGCCTTACCCTTGCCCTTAACAACACCGTCTTTTTTCGCTTCGGCAACAACCGCTGAGGCCTTGCCCGTGGCCTTTTCTTTAGCGGCCTCCTTAGAGGTCTGCTTACCTGAAGTATTCGATTTAGTTGAGTTTTTGAGTGATTTGGGAGATTCGGAATTCTCAACGATTCGCCGCGCGGAATCCATCGCCCGACCAAAGGACTCTGCCCTGGCCGTAACCTCTACAGGTTCCGATTTGACTATTCCTTGCAGTTGTCCTGCAAGCTTAGAACTCGAAGAGCCCTTTAGTAAGGTATCCACACCCATCCCTATCTCCACACACCTTCAACCCACACACACATTATACACCATGCGCGGGTGCTTGACTACTTATTTATTCTTCGCTGCAGCGCGTTGTGCCGGTGTTTTCGCATTTGCAAGACGAGACATAATTCTCGCTGCCTGCGCCGGCTCCATCGCTGCCAATAGCTTACCTGTTCGTTCCGGCCCCAGTCCCAAAAGAAGTCTCGTCGCAAATCGAGAGTCTGCTTTTGCAAGAATAGGCGCTGCCTTTCGAGCAGATAATGTCTTCAACGTCTCAATCAATTTAAGCACGCGCTCTTCACGGGCTGCTCGCTCGGCATCGCCAAGAGCCAGCTTCGCTTCGAGTTCTTTAAGCTTGGCCATCATTGTGGCCATTCGTAAATCAATCTCATCCTGCACACGTGCCAACACAGCTTCTTTTTCTTCTAAAAGCTTCGCCTGCTTCTGCAGTTGTGTATCTCTCTTTCGTAAATCCGCTAGTAACTTGAGTTCCTCATAATCGAGAGGGGTGCATTCCTCCTCCTCTTCATCATCTTCCATGAGTTCATCTTCGTCAGACTCGCGCTCATCAGCCTCAGTCGGTGGGTTATTCTCGTCACCATCTCCATCTCCATCACCGTCGCCGCCCTCAGCTGCCTCCTCGTCGTCCTCGTCCTCGTCGTCCTCATCGTCTTCGTCGTCTTCATCATCCTCGGTCTCTTCCGTCTCGTCGCCCTCTTCTTGAGCGTAAGCCGCCCAACCGAACGAAAGACTAACCAAAATCGGCAGCAACAAAGATAACCATAAGCGTGGATTACTACTTCTCATTATCGGTTTTCCTCCCCCAACGAGATGAAGTCCAATCGTCCAAAGCCTTCTGCTCTTGCTTCAACGTCTCTTTCGCTTCTCGCTCATTGCGGCGCCGCAAGAGCGCATCGATCTGCTTTTTTTCAAGACGACGAGCCTGGTAGGCTGCAAGCTTTTCTTCTTCTTCGATTTTGTAATGCTCAATCGCAAACGAAGTCGATAACGATGCGCGTCTCGCAAGTTCAATCATACTCAACGAAATCGTATCGCCGGTAGTAAAAGACGAAGGCACGCTGTGCAGGTTTTCCAATGAGGACTGTGCTTCGTGCATGCTGCTCTGAACTGCACCGAGTTCAACTTGCGCTTGACGTTCTAAGCTTGCCCTTAATTTGGCTACACGCTCTATAGGCTTCTTCGCCATCTTATCCTCTTGCCAAATTAGATAACTGTGACGTCGTTGCCGACATATCCGCTATCTCGTGAATTTCTTGCTGCAAGAACCGATTTATATGATTTTGCTTCGAGAGTGCTTTATCCAAGAGTTGGTTAGCACCTGGCTTGTAAGCACCAACCGATACAAGATCCCGTGATTCTTCCAATTGAGCCAACCAGCCTCTTACCGTACGAGCGGCCATCAGTTGGTCTTTGGTTGCAACATCCGTGTCCACTCGAGAGATAGATTGCAAAACATCGACTGCAGGATAGTGCCCACGGTTCGCCAATTCACGGGACAACGTTATGTGTCCGTCCAATAGGCCTTTAGCCGCGTCACCCACCGGGTCGGTCATATCGTCACCCTCGACCAAAACAGTATAAATGCCAGTGATACTTCCCTCACCAATAGCTGGTGATGCCCGTTCAAGTAACTTTGGAAGCATGGCGAAGGTACTAGGCGGATAACCCTTGGTGGTAGGCGGCTCGCCAACTGCAAGTCCTACCTCACGTTGTGCCATTGCAAAACGCGTTAGTGAATCCACAAAGAGCAATACGCTCTTACCTTGCGCTCGAAAATATTCGGCAATCGCAGTAGCGACAAATGCAGCTCTTACGCGTTCAGAGGCAGGTCTATCTGAAGTAGCCACACATAAGACCGTGCGCTTCATGCCTTCCGGCCCAAGAACTTTTTCTACGAAGTGCCCTACTTCTCGGCCACGCTCACCCACCAAAGCCATAACCGTAACATCGGCTTGTGCGCTTCTTGCAACCATGCCCATCAAAACCGACTTGCCAACACCCGGACCGGCGAAAATTCCAAGCCGTTGTCCGCGAGCTGCTGGAGTGAAAGCATCTAAAACTTTAACGCCAAGACTCATGCGCTGATCGACGGGTCCACGTCGTGCCGGTGGAACAGGATCTGCATAAACCAGGCGCTGCTCACCACGGGGTAATTCAGGACCGTCATCCATTGGATTACCCAGTGGATCGATGATTCGCCCTAGCATGGCATCGGTTGCTTCGATGTATGACGCGCCGCCTTCAGGCATAAGCCTATCTCCAACGCGAATACCCGAAAGGTTTCCATAAGGAACCAACATCGCATCTTCCGCACGAAGGGCGACGACCTCAGCTAGAATCTCACCGGTTTCGGCCTGTATTCGATATAAATCTCCAACCGCTGCACCGCGACAACTGGCAACAACCAACATGCCACGCACTTCAACCACTTTACCCTCAAGTACAGGCAAACTTAATTTAGCTCTTTCAAAGTATGGCTTTAGCATTGTTGAAGCAGTCTTCACGTTTGTACCCTTAATTCCCAGAACCGATTAGGTTTTCTGCTATATCCGTAAGGCGTCTTTGAATCGTCGCGTCGACTCGGCCTAAATTGCACTCGGCAATCAAACCACCGACTTGAATACTTGGGTCCTCGATAACCCGAACAACAGTCTTATCACTGACCATCTCCGGGTGACGTTTTTTAACTTGCTCCATATCTTTTGGACCAACCTTGAGCGTAATCATATCGGCATCTCGGAGAAGCTTCAGAACATGCTCTGTCATTCTCAAAGTGAAATCCCGCGCGCCTTCAGTATCCGCCGCTAGAATTTGTTCAGCGATAAGAAGAGAGAGGTCAACCAGGTCTTGTTCGGTCTGAACGAGCATTTCGTCTCGAACCGTCTCAAGTTCCATCATAGATGCCTGGTACTTCTCAACGATTGCTTGAATCGTCTCGCCACCACGCTGGAGTCCCTCTTGATAGCCTTCACGGTAAGCCGCTTGGCGGATTCTCGCGAGTTCTGCTTCGGGATCTTCCTTGGGTTCGTCCACACAGGTTAGAATTTCGAAGAGTGGTTTATACCCGTCGTCAATCCGGTCTTGCCATCGAGGCTTACTGACCGCTGAGTCCCGCGATGGTGGTGCCATCGGACGGACCTCACGCAGTTTGTCTTGGTAAGCTGAATGTCCTCTGCTGTTGTTTGCTGACATCTTCAATCAACCTCTCAGAAACTGGAACTGTTATACGAACTCATCACCGCCGGCACCGGCGATAACCAACTTACCTTCATTCTTGAGCTGCAGCGCAACCGATACGATGGCTTGCTGAGCTTCTTGAACTTCGGCCAAACGAACCGGGCGCATAACTTCAAGGTCATCCTTCAGCATTTCAGCAGCACGCTTTGACAGGCTGCTAAATACTTTGTCCTTGAGGTCATTACTGGCCGTCTTAAGCGCAACCAATAACTGATCGCTTTGAACTTCCTTGAGCAACGTGGCAAAGCCGCGTCGGTCCAGAGCCGAGAGATCCTCGAATGTGAACATTGCCTGGCGAATATCTTGAGCGATTGTATCTGTTTCGCTCTCGAGTCCGTCGAGAATGTCGTCAGCCATCTCTGCTTCCAAGTGGTTAAGAAGCTGAGCTGCTGTACGAATGCCATCCACTTCGCGGTCTGCATCGCGGCTGGTCGGTAAACCGGCCGAGAGTACACGCTCTGCAGCGTCAAGCACTTGCCTTGGTACACGTGAAAGTTTAGCTACACGACCCACAACATCACGTCGAATATTCTCTGGGAGACGTTTGATAATTTCTGCACTCCGTGTTGGGTCAATATTACCCAATACTGCAGAAATAATTTGTGGGTGTTCGGACTTTAACATCGAGCTAAGAACGTCGATGTCGGCCTTGCCAAGTCCTGGGGAATCATCATCGTTTGGATCTTCGCCCATTCCGAGCAAGCCCCAAGCTTTATCTTCACCAAAGGCTCGAGTTGCAAGCTTGCCAAGGTAATCCATGCTTCCCTTAAGATGCAGTGGGTCCAGAGCGAGGGTCTGGTTGAACTCGGTATGAATCGATGCCAGTTGAGCCGGGCTTGTTTTGCCAAGCGTCTTTACCGCCGCAGAGATTGTATTAATCTCTTTGTCCGAAAGGTGTGACAAGATTTCCACCGCAAGGTCTTCTTCTACACTCAGAAGCCACAAGGCTGCTTTGGTAGAACCGGCCATCTTAGGACCACTTGCAGGTCTTTTCGCGATTTGCGTCTCTGCTTTTTTGCCCCGACGTTTTTTCTTCGGAGCTTCTGCTGGTTGTGCTTCTGCGTCTGCCATCGTCTTAACC
It includes:
- the fliG gene encoding flagellar motor switch protein FliG encodes the protein MADAEAQPAEAPKKKRRGKKAETQIAKRPASGPKMAGSTKAALWLLSVEEDLAVEILSHLSDKEINTISAAVKTLGKTSPAQLASIHTEFNQTLALDPLHLKGSMDYLGKLATRAFGEDKAWGLLGMGEDPNDDDSPGLGKADIDVLSSMLKSEHPQIISAVLGNIDPTRSAEIIKRLPENIRRDVVGRVAKLSRVPRQVLDAAERVLSAGLPTSRDADREVDGIRTAAQLLNHLEAEMADDILDGLESETDTIAQDIRQAMFTFEDLSALDRRGFATLLKEVQSDQLLVALKTASNDLKDKVFSSLSKRAAEMLKDDLEVMRPVRLAEVQEAQQAIVSVALQLKNEGKLVIAGAGGDEFV
- a CDS encoding FliI/YscN family ATPase produces the protein MLKPYFERAKLSLPVLEGKVVEVRGMLVVASCRGAAVGDLYRIQAETGEILAEVVALRAEDAMLVPYGNLSGIRVGDRLMPEGGASYIEATDAMLGRIIDPLGNPMDDGPELPRGEQRLVYADPVPPARRGPVDQRMSLGVKVLDAFTPAARGQRLGIFAGPGVGKSVLMGMVARSAQADVTVMALVGERGREVGHFVEKVLGPEGMKRTVLCVATSDRPASERVRAAFVATAIAEYFRAQGKSVLLFVDSLTRFAMAQREVGLAVGEPPTTKGYPPSTFAMLPKLLERASPAIGEGSITGIYTVLVEGDDMTDPVGDAAKGLLDGHITLSRELANRGHYPAVDVLQSISRVDTDVATKDQLMAARTVRGWLAQLEESRDLVSVGAYKPGANQLLDKALSKQNHINRFLQQEIHEIADMSATTSQLSNLARG